The following coding sequences lie in one Deltaproteobacteria bacterium genomic window:
- a CDS encoding GHKL domain-containing protein — protein MINSRSAAGIPIRWLLLGTNAIVFLLPLFALFGFRIYDTYLLRQTERQLIAQAIFVGEAWRAALLDIENKVELHNFKPLGRDDAAFIPIEPVIDLGIEILPPQPKVQKCSQIPQRNAQLAAQAMMPLLKRVQVFTLSAIRILDANGCVIATTRSELGMSLYTAPEVQAALDGIYNAVTRKRISDEPAPPLNDIRRRGNVRVFAALPIFAAGKVIGVVRISRTSMSAIRSLWLNRRGLLIAGFTCCFLIIIASCIFTAAITRPLRRLSNDAKSVTQGSQASHFAHKPWTPAEFKDLANSLAVMTTKLHERAEYISAYTANIAHELKTPITAIRGAAELLNDNIATMTIEQRQRFLTNIEADALRLERLVTQLLYLAKIENSASNLPVEEIDVHTFLKQMLSRYPERVHFDIDSRVTSISMNPEQLVSAITNLIDNALEQESTTRVELSAMVEDDRLVITVADNGSGIAPEYIDKIFNRFFTTKAERGGTGLGLSLVKAIAETRGGKITCESSKGHTKFNLVL, from the coding sequence ATGATTAATTCTAGATCTGCAGCCGGTATACCTATTCGTTGGTTATTACTTGGCACAAATGCGATAGTGTTTTTATTGCCCTTGTTTGCATTATTTGGTTTTCGTATTTATGATACATACTTATTGCGTCAAACAGAACGACAATTAATCGCACAAGCCATATTTGTCGGTGAAGCTTGGCGAGCCGCTTTATTAGATATAGAAAATAAAGTTGAACTGCATAATTTTAAACCTCTAGGTAGAGATGATGCAGCTTTTATTCCAATAGAGCCAGTTATCGATTTAGGAATAGAAATATTGCCACCACAGCCAAAAGTCCAAAAATGCTCACAAATACCACAAAGAAATGCACAGCTTGCGGCGCAAGCAATGATGCCTTTGTTGAAACGTGTGCAAGTGTTCACTCTTTCAGCAATTAGAATTCTCGATGCCAACGGATGCGTTATCGCAACAACACGTAGTGAATTGGGGATGTCATTATACACTGCACCTGAAGTGCAAGCAGCACTTGATGGTATCTACAACGCAGTAACACGTAAACGAATTAGTGATGAACCTGCTCCGCCCCTAAATGATATTCGTCGTCGTGGTAATGTGAGAGTTTTTGCTGCTTTGCCAATATTTGCTGCCGGAAAAGTGATTGGGGTAGTTAGAATTTCTCGTACTAGCATGTCGGCTATTCGTTCACTTTGGCTTAATCGTAGAGGTTTATTAATCGCGGGTTTCACCTGTTGCTTCTTAATAATAATTGCTTCATGTATTTTTACTGCTGCAATTACTCGACCGCTTAGACGATTAAGTAATGATGCAAAATCCGTGACCCAAGGAAGCCAAGCGAGTCATTTTGCCCATAAACCTTGGACGCCGGCAGAATTTAAAGATCTTGCAAATTCTTTGGCGGTAATGACTACAAAATTGCATGAGCGTGCTGAATATATTTCTGCATATACAGCTAATATAGCCCATGAATTAAAAACACCAATTACTGCAATTCGTGGTGCTGCCGAATTACTGAATGACAATATAGCTACTATGACAATAGAGCAGCGCCAGCGTTTTCTTACCAATATCGAAGCAGATGCATTGCGTTTAGAAAGATTAGTGACGCAGCTTCTTTATCTGGCTAAAATAGAAAATAGTGCAAGTAATTTACCTGTTGAAGAAATTGATGTCCACACTTTTTTAAAACAAATGTTATCACGTTATCCAGAACGTGTGCATTTTGATATAGATTCTAGGGTAACTTCTATTAGTATGAATCCTGAACAACTCGTTTCTGCTATAACTAATTTAATTGATAATGCTCTTGAGCAAGAATCTACAACTCGTGTTGAACTATCCGCGATGGTTGAAGATGACAGGTTAGTGATTACAGTTGCAGATAATGGTTCTGGCATAGCACCTGAATATATTGATAAAATATTTAATAGATTTTTCACTACCAAGGCAGAGCGTGGTGGTACGGGATTAGGATTATCCCTAGTCAAAGCAATCGCTGAAACTAGAGGAGGTAAAATAACTTGTGAAAGTAGCAAGGGACATACGAAATTTAATTTGGTTTTGTGA
- a CDS encoding response regulator transcription factor: MAVNLKNILVVDDDGHIREVVRFALEQALFNVIEAKDGSEALALFQQYEISLIVLDITMPGIDGLDVCKQIRKLSKVPIIFLSSRDDELDKVLGLELGADDYISKPFSPRELVARIKAVFRRLAPSESTTKTVSPSIVIHGQLSLNLHKHRCEYAGQEIILTVTEFAMLSVMACSPGRVFTRDQLVDAACGEDHVISDRTVDSHIRRIRKKLASANCDLVETVYGLGYRMRDD, encoded by the coding sequence ATGGCGGTAAATTTAAAAAATATTTTAGTCGTTGATGATGATGGGCATATACGAGAGGTCGTTCGTTTTGCTCTTGAACAAGCATTGTTTAATGTGATTGAAGCAAAAGATGGTAGTGAGGCATTAGCGTTATTTCAGCAATATGAAATTAGTCTCATTGTTTTAGATATAACTATGCCTGGCATTGATGGTTTAGATGTTTGCAAACAAATACGCAAACTAAGCAAGGTGCCGATTATTTTTCTATCAAGTCGTGATGATGAGTTAGATAAAGTTCTAGGTCTTGAACTTGGTGCTGATGACTATATCTCAAAACCATTTAGTCCCAGAGAACTAGTCGCCAGAATAAAAGCGGTATTCCGACGTTTAGCTCCTAGTGAATCCACAACTAAAACAGTATCACCATCGATTGTTATCCATGGCCAACTTAGTTTAAATTTACATAAACATCGTTGTGAATATGCAGGACAAGAAATAATTTTGACTGTTACTGAGTTTGCTATGCTGTCAGTAATGGCTTGTTCACCTGGACGTGTGTTTACACGTGATCAGTTGGTTGATGCTGCTTGCGGTGAAGATCATGTTATTTCTGATCGTACAGTTGATAGCCATATTCGTCGTATCCGTAAAAAACTAGCGAGTGCTAACTGCGATTTAGTGGAAACTGTCTATGGCCTAGGGTATCGAATGCGTGATGATTAA